One Stigmatopora nigra isolate UIUO_SnigA chromosome 1, RoL_Snig_1.1, whole genome shotgun sequence DNA segment encodes these proteins:
- the LOC144204520 gene encoding translocating chain-associated membrane protein 1-like 1: MGLRKKNRSPPVLSHEFVIQNHADMVSCLAMIILLGLMFEITAKFAIMFITVQYNVTQVLDVKNDPVNLYHYGPKDVATLFFYLLIIVILHALIQEYILDKMNRRLHLSKTKHSKFNESGQLAAFYLFSFIWGCSILTAEDFSKNPTFLWEGYPHTHMVFQVKFFYICQIAYWLHALPELYFQKVRKEDIPRQLNYISLYVVHISGAYILNLYRLGVVLLVPHYLVELLFHASRLFYFSDENKQKGFTLWALLFVIARLLTLTLSVLTFGFGLPRTQNQGFSLVEGNFNVLTVRMSCLAAICLTQAWMMWKFINFQLKKWREHSQKQATKRKTASPKSKPHKKELTRGAANGILKPDDKTSPRVRRVTNS, encoded by the exons ATGGGTCTCCGTAAGAAGAACCGTAGCCCGCCGGTGCTCAGCCACGAATTTGTGATCCAGAACCACGCTGACATGGTGTCGTGCCTGGCTATGATCATCCTCCTGGGCCTGATGTTTGAG ATCACGGCAAAGTTTGCCATCATGTTCATTACAGTCCAGTACAATGTCACACAAGTTCTTG ATGTAAAGAACGATCCAGTGAACCTTTACCATTATGGTCCTAAAGATGTGGCTACACTGTTTTTTTACTTGCTAATTATCGTTATTCTTCATGCCCTGATACAAGAGTATATACTTGAC AAAATGAACAGAAGGCTGCATCTGTCAAAGACCAAACACAGCAAGTTCAATGAATCAGGGCAATTGGCAGCATTTTACCTGTTTTCCTTCATTTGGGGATGCAGCATCTTAACAGCG GAGGACTTTTCAAAAAATCCCACTTTCCTCTGGGAAGGTTACCCCCACACTCACATGGT TTTTCAGGTCAAGTTTTTCTACATTTGCCAAATTGCCTATTGGCTTCATGCACTTCCAGAGCTATACTTCCAAAAAGTACGCAAG GAAGACATCCCCCGCCAACTCAACTACATTAGTCTTTATGTTGTCCATATCAGTGGTGCCTACATATTAAA CCTCTACCGACTTGGTGTGGTATTGCTAGTCCCTCACTACTTGGTGGAACTCCTGTTCCATGCCTCACGCCTCTTCTACTTCAGTGATGAGAACAAGCAGAAGGG TTTCACACTGTGGGCTTTGCTTTTTGTCATCGCTCGCCTCCTCACACTTACTCTTTCAGTCCTGACATTTGGCTTTGGCCTACCACGGACACAAAATCAAGGCTTTTCTCTTGTTGAAGGCAACTTTAATGTGCTCACCGTAAG GATGTCATGTTTGGCAGCCATCTGCCTGACTCAAGCTTGGATGATGTGGAAGTTCATCAATTTCCAGCTGAAGAAGTGGAGAGAGCACAGCCAGAAGCAGGCCACAAAAAGGAAAACAGCTAGTCCAAAGAGCAAACCTCACAAAAAGGAGCTTACTAGAG GAGCTGCCAATGGAATTCTAAAACCTGACGATAAAACATCACCACGGGTGCGAAGAGTTACAAATTCCTGA